The following coding sequences lie in one Mus musculus strain C57BL/6J chromosome 11, GRCm38.p6 C57BL/6J genomic window:
- the Cbx1 gene encoding chromobox protein homolog 1 isoform X2, whose translation MGKKQNKKKVEEVLEEEEEEYVVEKVLDRRVVKGKVEYLLKWKGFSDEDNTWEPEENLDCPDLIAEFLQSQKTAHETDKSEGGKRKADSDSEDKGEESKPKKKKEESEKPRGFARGLEPERIIGATDSSGELMFLMKCFEP comes from the exons ATggggaaaaagcaaaacaagaagaaagtggaggaggtactagaagaagaggaagaggaatatgTGGTGGAAAAAGTTCTTGATCGGCGAGTTGTCAAGGGCAAGGTGGAATATCTTCTAAAGTGGAAGGGTTTCTCAGA TGAGGACAAcacttgggagccagaagagaatctgGATTGCCCTGACCTTATTGCTGAGTTTCTACAGTCACAGAAAACAGCTCATGAGACAGATAAGTCAGAGGGAGGCAAGCGCAAAGCTGATTCTGATTCTGAAGATAAAGGAGAGGAAAGCaaaccaaagaagaagaaagaagag TCAGAAAAGCCACGAGGCTTTGCCCGGGGTTTGGAGCCAGAGCGGATTATTGGAGCTACTGACTCCAGTGGAGAGCTCATGTTCCTGATGAAATG
- the Cbx1 gene encoding chromobox protein homolog 1 isoform 2 (isoform 2 is encoded by transcript variant 5), with protein sequence MGKKQNKKKVEEVLEEEEEEYVVEKVLDRRVVKGKVEYLLKWKGFSDEDNTWEPEENLDCPDLIAEFLQSQKTAHETDKSEGGKRKADSDSEDKGEESKPKKKKEESEKPRGFARGLEPERIIGATDSSGELMFLMKWSSSRVAQSGLEL encoded by the exons ATggggaaaaagcaaaacaagaagaaagtggaggaggtactagaagaagaggaagaggaatatgTGGTGGAAAAAGTTCTTGATCGGCGAGTTGTCAAGGGCAAGGTGGAATATCTTCTAAAGTGGAAGGGTTTCTCAGA TGAGGACAAcacttgggagccagaagagaatctgGATTGCCCTGACCTTATTGCTGAGTTTCTACAGTCACAGAAAACAGCTCATGAGACAGATAAGTCAGAGGGAGGCAAGCGCAAAGCTGATTCTGATTCTGAAGATAAAGGAGAGGAAAGCaaaccaaagaagaagaaagaagag TCAGAAAAGCCACGAGGCTTTGCCCGGGGTTTGGAGCCAGAGCGGATTATTGGAGCTACTGACTCCAGTGGAGAGCTCATGTTCCTGATGAAATG